Proteins co-encoded in one Nonlabens agnitus genomic window:
- a CDS encoding DUF6268 family outer membrane beta-barrel protein, with the protein MIKKMMFCLMVFAFAKANSQGTDLFRAEYTYFPQRDSDNSFRRFRTFVNIPLKIKDGTYIVPYFEYRNVHLLIRDDDRFREFGTDRYESYEGAIGYTFPMENDWRFGSRAGLLFASNFDSGSVQSDDIFFSGSVYFIKDKKDNPNGKPWRLVVGVQYSTRVGRPFPLPYLNYYREFAKDWSYSLGAPKMNLKYNFNEKNNMQAYLRLDGFYANIQEDLADQGQIADNVSMTTLVAGLGYEHNFTAHLSIYAYAGYSLINDIRLRNEDGDDVNTINDSNTFYSRAGIKFSL; encoded by the coding sequence ATGATAAAAAAAATGATGTTCTGTTTGATGGTTTTCGCTTTCGCGAAAGCGAACTCCCAAGGAACCGACCTGTTCCGTGCAGAATATACGTATTTCCCACAGCGGGATTCTGACAATAGCTTTAGAAGGTTTAGAACCTTTGTCAATATTCCGTTGAAGATCAAGGATGGTACCTATATCGTTCCCTATTTTGAATATCGTAACGTGCATTTATTGATCAGGGACGATGACCGTTTTAGAGAGTTTGGCACTGATAGATATGAAAGTTATGAAGGAGCCATAGGCTATACATTTCCAATGGAAAATGATTGGCGTTTTGGTTCTAGAGCTGGCTTATTATTTGCATCAAACTTTGATTCAGGAAGCGTTCAATCAGATGATATCTTCTTTTCTGGGTCAGTATATTTCATAAAAGATAAAAAGGACAATCCAAATGGAAAGCCGTGGCGATTAGTTGTTGGTGTGCAATACTCTACCAGGGTAGGACGACCATTCCCTTTACCTTATCTCAATTATTACAGAGAATTTGCAAAGGACTGGAGCTACTCGCTGGGAGCGCCCAAAATGAATTTGAAGTATAATTTTAATGAAAAGAATAACATGCAAGCCTATTTGAGATTAGACGGGTTCTATGCAAATATTCAGGAAGATCTTGCAGACCAAGGTCAAATTGCAGATAACGTGTCTATGACGACCTTAGTGGCCGGTTTAGGATACGAACATAACTTTACGGCCCACCTTTCTATTTATGCCTATGCTGGCTATTCGTTAATAAACGATATTCGTCTGCGCAATGAAGATGGAGATGACGTAAACACCATAAACGATTCAAATACATTTTACTCACGCGCAGGCATAAAATTCTCACTGTAA